Below is a window of Phoenix dactylifera cultivar Barhee BC4 chromosome 7, palm_55x_up_171113_PBpolish2nd_filt_p, whole genome shotgun sequence DNA.
GTATTGAACAGGATCATCCATGCATTCCCCTTGGTCACCTTGTGCATAGCTCTCTCTGGCCATTCTGCTGAGATGGAATGTAATCTGCTATGATATAAAAAGATGGGATTCGATGAAGGCTGCATCCCTTTGTTTAGCAATGAAGACAGCATCATGGAAGATTCTGGCTCTGGAGTTATCCAAGAGTATATATGATATGAGGCAGCCGCCGCAAGTTACAACAAATGTGGTCTTTGACCATGAACCTTGGTTCTGCTACACTCGATGCCAGATTGCTTAATACAATaatatgtttttgttttttttattaatgtcTTGATTTGTAGACCCATGGAGTCCATGGTGTTTGATTTATGCAAGATTTTACCTAGTTTGGTGCGATAGGTTCTGTGATGGTTCTCAACTATGTGACACCCTGCAACTATAATCATCCTGTGGGATGTGAGAACCATGGCTTGAAGCAGGCGTACTGGACCAAGCATAACTGCATAAATCATGCATGGGGAGACAGCAACAATGATGAAAGTGGGCTTTTCTCATTCAAATTTTCCTTCCAGCACGCGCCCTCTtgtaattttttgttttctgaatTTATAACCTGTTTGATCGTTACAGGCATCCAACTTGTCATTCATGGAATACATGGAAAATTATCAGTACGAAAATCTCTTGGCTCAAAGCAACATGCATGTGTGCGAATGAATCTTTATACACAAAGAAGTGAAATTTTGCACAGCTgaaaaaaatgtatagaaaACATGCTCCATATAATGTTTATCGTTGGAGGAAGGTACTATACTGCAAGTTCCACAGATATATAAGGTCATGCAGATTAATACCTATGTTTGAGTGatttagtttttttctttttttcttttttttgctgagAAGAAACTAACCCTACTTGCTTAAGGTATACTATTGATTTGCCGGTGCAGCTATGCAACCTAGAAGATTTTGAAAGTCGAAAGACCATTTGGACTGGAAATATATCAAATTGGCTACGCAGTTGATCTCCTCGAGGATACGCATCTTCGCCTATCGATGTTTTCTCCGGGACTTTTTCAGGGTCGCGTCACGACCAAACCAAGCGAATGGCTGGCCTCGCGCTGCGTCTTCACGCTGCAGGCGCTCCTCTTCTTTCCACTTTACGAAGTTAAAAAGACTGGAGgatgaggaaaaaaaagaggaacaaAAAGAATTAACGCACGTCTGGTCTCGTGCACTAATAGAAAACTTGATTAAAATAATGCGGTTGcaaaagaagtttttttttgtatCCAATTATCCAAGATGGGGTGTTCATTCTGGTAGCTTCtttttgttacatagaatccTGTCCTAGTCTCCTTGAGTCCTTAAGATAGCATTAATTTCCTTAATTGAAAGCAAATAGGTGTGGGGGCACCCTTGCTTTGGAACATTTGGACGATGATGAGAGATGGAGTATTTTTTCAGACTAAGCACGTGTTCAGAGAGGCCAACCGGGCCGCGGATTAAATAGCTGCTTATGCGGCCTGCCACTTGTAATGTATAAAATGTCTGTTttagcaaataaataaataaataaataaaaacgaAAATAAATGGGTGTTGAATCTAGCCTTGTCTTCATGATGCTTGGCGTCAAAATTATATCGCATCTTAAATTGTTGGAGATCATAACGCTGCACAAAAACAGCTTCTTTTATCAACCGGACAGCCCACACCCCGCTGTTTTTCCTTGCTCCACGGTCGAACGTTCACCCGTGGACACGCAAACAGCTGTCTCTAGCAAGGCTCAATTGGAATGCCAGAAATCGCGATTAGTATACTTACCTCCTCACCTCCAAAGTCCAAACTAGACAAAttattatgtatttttttttttgtccttctCAGTTAGAAAGGCCAATAGCTGATCTCGCACTTTCATTAGTCTCTCAAGATAAATATAACGAAGAGTGTTGCACCAGGTTTTTAAGACTATGAGAAATATCATACAAGCAATGACTTTGCCGTTCTCTACTATGAGAACGCTCAACATATCTCCAATTATTATAACAACGATCCGCTTAGTATTTGGAATCCAATGTGCAGATTAATAGACACATTTCATCGAAGATAGctcatagtttttttttcttaaaaaaagaagcaaagagCAACACCGTCATTTATTAAGAAGTTAAAATGCGGTGAAGGCTTGGTTAAGCACATTGCTGGCACGTGAACACAAGAAACGAAAACTGGACTAGTCATAGAGTTGCACTCTTGCGTTCAATTCACCTATAAATACGCCTTTGGACCCAAGCCTGTCCaccaaaaggaaacaaaaatccCAAGAAGCTGCAATTCCCCCAGCACTGTCCCCTACCAtgtctccctcctcttctccaGCATCTCCCATGGCGATGCTACTAGTTTCTATGCTAGCTATTTCCTCCTTCCTAACCATAGCCCATGGTGGCAACTTCTACCAAGATTGCAGAGTCGCATGGGGCGATGGGCGTGGCAAGATCATCAATGACCAGCTCCTCATCCTCTCCATGGACAAATACTCCGGCTCGGGCTTTGAATCCAAGAACGAGTATCTCTATGGCAAGATTGAGATGCAGATCAAACTTATACCCGGCAACTCGGCCGGCACGGTCACCACCTTTTTCGTAAGCTTTTATCACCACCTTATTATCGATAGCTTATCTTCTTACAGGTTCACATACTAATAACTGATGAATTTTGTCTGTACGTATTTTCTGAAGTTACGCTCGCAAGGGCCGGCACATGACGAGATCGACTTCGAGTTCCTCGGTAACGTTAGCGGCCAACCTTATGTCGTCCACACCAATGTATTCACCCAAGGGAAGGGCGATAGGGAGCAGCAGTTCTACCTGTGGTTTGATCCAACCAAGGATTTTCACACCTATTCTATCATATGGAATCCACAACACGTTATGTAAGTCTACTTTCAACCTCCTAGTTTGCTACTTAGCAAGCTCCAATTAATTGATGCGTACCATTAACCATGACAGCCTTATGTATATTATTAACATCGACATGCTTCGATCTCTTCTCAGCTTTGCAGTCGACGGCATTCCACTGAGAGACTTCAAGAATCTGGAGTCGAGAGGGGTGCCATTCCCGAAGAACCAACCCATGAAGGTGTACTCGAGCCTGTGGAACGCCGACGACTGGGCCACGATGGGTGGGTCGATGAAAACCGATTGGACCCAGGCACCGTTCACGGCATCCTTCCGGAACTTCAACGCCGATGCCTGCGTCTGGTCTTCGGGCAGGTCTCGGTGCTCGTCGGGGAGATCGAAGGCTCCGGCTTCAGCTAACGAGGCTTGGTGGACGGACGGGC
It encodes the following:
- the LOC103714121 gene encoding xyloglucan endotransglucosylase/hydrolase protein 22-like; its protein translation is MSPSSSPASPMAMLLVSMLAISSFLTIAHGGNFYQDCRVAWGDGRGKIINDQLLILSMDKYSGSGFESKNEYLYGKIEMQIKLIPGNSAGTVTTFFLRSQGPAHDEIDFEFLGNVSGQPYVVHTNVFTQGKGDREQQFYLWFDPTKDFHTYSIIWNPQHVIFAVDGIPLRDFKNLESRGVPFPKNQPMKVYSSLWNADDWATMGGSMKTDWTQAPFTASFRNFNADACVWSSGRSRCSSGRSKAPASANEAWWTDGLSPMRYRRMRWVQRKYVIYDYCADRKRFPRRSSPECRRL